A stretch of the Pseudanabaena sp. BC1403 genome encodes the following:
- a CDS encoding ATP-binding protein, giving the protein MLEETRQSIYTKQVRIASLLLYQNVLEQEAWEAYVKLLHSLANFALDGHENSSRRLSYLFAYGRWFRAIASTGYNWRDYLISQILTSDNPFSQQAQTTEFKLLSQSLVAAAKHDLQVLEEISLWGGDKLVDCIESFGDRPVTLQLSESNISRLSEVKRSLILKFQSTDDWTQLLPELANYYKHSGTGIFTDYDAFRWCKGHLEGIAYPDLVQLSDLIGYESQRQTLYKNTEAFLAGYHGLHTLLYGSRGTGKSSMVKSLMYAYRDRGLRLVEVAKNDLKDLPIIAEILRQVPQKFIIFVDDLSFEEESEDYKALKVVLEGNLSAQPNNLLVYATSNRRHLLREYFSDRPSLRDLSDGKEVNPWDTMQEKLSLSDRFGLTLTFLQADQEIYLKIVHHLAKRAGIELLDDDLNFRALQWATRHNGQSGRTAQQFIDFLQADLELKR; this is encoded by the coding sequence ATGCTTGAAGAGACGCGGCAATCGATTTATACAAAGCAAGTGAGAATCGCCTCATTATTGCTTTACCAAAATGTTTTGGAGCAAGAAGCATGGGAAGCCTATGTAAAGTTATTGCATAGCCTTGCCAACTTCGCTTTAGATGGTCATGAGAATAGCTCACGGAGACTTAGCTATTTATTTGCCTATGGAAGATGGTTCCGCGCGATCGCATCAACAGGCTACAACTGGCGAGACTATCTGATTTCGCAAATTTTGACTTCTGACAATCCCTTTAGTCAGCAAGCTCAAACCACAGAATTTAAGTTGTTATCTCAATCATTGGTCGCTGCCGCCAAGCATGATCTCCAAGTCCTAGAAGAGATAAGTCTTTGGGGCGGAGATAAGCTAGTTGATTGTATAGAATCTTTTGGCGATCGCCCTGTGACCTTGCAATTGTCAGAAAGTAATATATCGAGACTTTCGGAAGTTAAGCGATCGCTGATTCTCAAATTTCAATCCACCGATGACTGGACGCAACTCCTGCCAGAGTTAGCCAATTATTACAAACATTCAGGCACAGGGATATTTACTGATTACGATGCATTCCGTTGGTGCAAAGGTCATCTTGAGGGGATTGCCTATCCTGATTTGGTTCAGCTATCCGATCTAATCGGCTACGAGTCACAAAGACAGACTCTGTACAAGAATACAGAAGCTTTTTTAGCTGGCTATCATGGGTTGCATACCTTGCTCTATGGCAGTCGCGGCACGGGCAAGTCTTCGATGGTTAAGTCATTGATGTATGCTTATCGCGATCGCGGTTTACGTCTAGTCGAAGTTGCTAAAAATGATCTTAAAGATCTGCCCATTATTGCCGAGATTCTGCGTCAAGTTCCACAGAAATTTATCATTTTTGTCGATGACTTGTCCTTTGAGGAAGAGAGCGAAGACTATAAGGCTCTCAAGGTAGTTCTGGAAGGAAATCTTTCTGCACAACCCAATAATCTTTTGGTTTATGCAACTTCCAATCGTCGTCATTTATTGCGTGAATATTTTAGCGATCGCCCTAGCCTGAGAGATCTTAGTGATGGTAAAGAGGTCAATCCTTGGGACACAATGCAGGAAAAGTTATCTCTAAGCGATCGCTTTGGCTTAACTCTGACATTCCTGCAAGCCGACCAAGAAATCTATCTCAAAATTGTGCATCACCTCGCAAAGCGTGCAGGTATTGAATTGCTAGATGATGATCTCAATTTTCGCGCCTTGCAATGGGCTACTCGCCATAATGGTCAATCGGGACGTACTGCGCAGCAGTTTATCGATTTTTTGCAAGCAGATTTAGAACTTAAGCGTTGA
- a CDS encoding type II toxin-antitoxin system mRNA interferase toxin, RelE/StbE family: protein MRNIDWTAKSQRAFKRLIRKSPQLRPLIEKTLRQLAEDPYHPSLRTHKLVGDLSDIWACSVDYNHRILFEFVQKAESDLDAILLLNIGSHDEVY, encoded by the coding sequence TTGAGAAATATTGATTGGACTGCTAAATCTCAGCGAGCTTTTAAACGTCTAATTCGCAAAAGTCCACAACTACGCCCTTTAATTGAAAAGACGTTGCGGCAACTAGCGGAAGATCCTTATCATCCAAGTTTGAGAACTCATAAACTGGTTGGAGATCTCTCAGATATTTGGGCTTGTTCTGTAGACTATAACCATCGCATTTTGTTTGAGTTTGTGCAAAAAGCTGAATCCGATCTGGATGCGATTTTATTGTTAAACATAGGCTCTCATGATGAGGTTTATTAA